A window of Bombina bombina isolate aBomBom1 chromosome 5, aBomBom1.pri, whole genome shotgun sequence genomic DNA:
AGACGAATTGACCCAGCTACAAACTACTAGTTCTCTAGGGTATTTAAGTGTGCCCAATTTTTAATATTACTTATTAAAGTTTAACGTTTTAAAGTGTCATTTTTTTCTTACGCACATACCACACTCTACGTATAAATATTTTTGTGGGTTTGAGTGCTATTATTGTGTACACTTTTTCTGCAACTTTCTTTggttgtatatgtaaatatgtgattTTGTACACAGCACCTAAGGGCAATAACGACTGTTAATAAGGCCAACCATACATTATTATTAGCCCAACCCTAAATACCAATAGTAGTGCCATCACAttctttttctcaaagttttcataTAGTTAGTCAACAGGCTTCTTCTAGTTGGGGAGTTTAAGCCTTTTGCATTGAGAGTGGCAAATGTTAGGATCTCACAGGGCTCAACCATTTTGTACAAAAAGGTTTTGACGGAAAGGTATACGGGCATGAATTAGGTACGATAGGATTTGGTGGACTTAGGGGTGGAGGGAATAGTGAGGAAAATTAGTACTTACCCCACCTGGAACCAACATGAAGATCGGAAGTCTCCCCACAGACTGAAGTCCTGTCAGTGGGTAGGTAGGCGTAGAGAGACGGGCCTATAGATAAGATGAATAGGTAAACCAAAAATTCAGGTTATCAAGACCAGTGTAACATgtacatatattaaaaaagtgaACAGGCGTTTCAGATTCTGGGATTTAGGTTTTAGAGTAGATATTTAAATGTCAGGTTTCAAAAAGAAAACATCTGCATCTGAAAGGAGGTGGTCTAATCTACACTTGAAGTGGAGAGAGTCCTCCTCGGTCCCCGTAAAAAGGGGATAATACTATCTGTATCTATGTGAGGGGGGGTGCTTATGTTACTGAATATGTAACAATGATGGTGGACTGGCCctgtaaaagggggggggggaatgaacaTGTAAAAACCTTTACACCAAGTGTGAAAACATAGTATAACTTAACTTAAATTTAAAGCAGGTTGACCAATTTAACACATAACCCTATGGAATAAATACTGTGTACCAGGGGAGAGTATATCATCTGAGCTgttaagcaaatttaaaataaaaaaacccttaggGTGCAAAGGGAGGGTGCAAGAGTAAAGCTGACTCTGTAACATTAATGCTATTCACAGATTTAAACTGATAAGGGTTGTTAACTAGAACAGCTCATGCGGGCTCGTAAATACTTGTAGATAGAGGTGGCATAATAGCTCAAAAGGCATTGGTAAGAAGACAATTACAGAGCTAAGCTAATTAGGATGAACATGCATAGGTTAGGTTTAGATTAAACATGTCTAGGAGTGTTACTTGTCCCTACATCTTACCCAGTGATAGGGGGAGGGTAGGAGGACCGAACTATTTAAGAAGGGCCTGGATAGGAATAATTTAAAATGAGCATGACATAGTTACATAGGGAATCAATTTATCACTATCTAAAGAGGAGTTAATAAAAGGTGTCTGGTGGTGTGGCATGTGATAAGATACGTGCGCGCTGCTGATGTTGCTGGTAGCGCATCATCAGGAAGTGTTCCTGTATTTCTCTAGTCCAGTTTGAACTTTTGCAGATTGCGTGTGAACTAAATATGTGTAGGGGCTGTGTGCAGGAGAAGTATCCTGAGCGGGGTAACACCTGCTTAGAGACTGGATCATTTTTGCTAAACTACTTAAGCTGTGCTCAGTGCAATAAACGAGATTTTGTGCTCATTGGCAACAAAGCAACAGAAGAAGAAGATGGCGAAGAAATCATCACTTATGACCATATGTGTAAAAACTGCCACCATGTTATCGCAAAGCACGAGTATACTTTCAGTGTTGTAGATGACTATCAGGAGTACACCATGCTCTGTATGTTGTGTGGAAGAGCAGAGGATTCAATCAGTGTTCTTCCAGATGACCCAAGACAGATGGCTCCCCTGTTCTAAAGAAGCTGtattttacaaattatttttaCCTCACGCATAAAGCTAGACCACATCTCACACCTGTTTGATATTGATTTGCAGATTATATGACTTGAGGATTTATAATGTACCGCTGGTCATATCAATGTCAAAACTTTTTCCTGAttagtcatatttttttatttttaaagcaataaTTTTTGAGATGTTAGTCTTTTTGCATTTTTGCTGTGTTAAAGTTAAAATTGAAGAAAGGTCACAATGGAGTACTATTGCACAATTCTGTATGTTGTTCTTTAATATATATTGAtgctattaaaataatgttttaagaAAAATTTAAGATTCTGACAACAATTTTTGAAGTGaccagttgttttttttgtttttcacaaaaatatCTCCTTAACCATAATCAATAATATAAAATGCTTCTCAGTGAACACCAACTGAATTAactcagtatatattttttttgtaaaattgaatAGGTGTTTCCAAACTTTATACTACTATCACCAAAAAATGGATTAATATTTCCTTATAAATCAGTATACTGATAGACTAAAGCTGGCCACCTTTCTCACCCCGGTGCTAAATcttttgtactgtaatttttttctCCCCTTGTAATGTCTTCTGAATTGTCAATTTTACATAATGAAatgaattaaattgtttataaatagaaaaaaaataaaaaaaaaaaaataaaaggtgtcTCTCCCCCAGACCCTTGAACCTAAGTGGCCGAAGTGACAGCTTACCCCTAACACTTGCTCAGTGCTCCCAATCTTAACAATGACCTTAGGGACAGTGCTATCAGATAAAGCTCCCCTGGGACTTAGGTCAACCATACATTTAACTCACATACTATCTTGATAAACATTTTTGTGAAAAGGCTATTAAAAATTTAAGCTATTAACTTCAAACATTCGTGACAGAGTAAATATCAAACAAGACCATAATTGAAATACAGtctatatagaaataaagacaATACTGTGCAAATACTTAGAACATCATGTGGTCGTCCTCTGCGGCAAGGGACA
This region includes:
- the LOC128659635 gene encoding protein Churchill-like — translated: MCRGCVQEKYPERGNTCLETGSFLLNYLSCAQCNKRDFVLIGNKATEEEDGEEIITYDHMCKNCHHVIAKHEYTFSVVDDYQEYTMLCMLCGRAEDSISVLPDDPRQMAPLF